The proteins below are encoded in one region of Opisthocomus hoazin isolate bOpiHoa1 chromosome 24, bOpiHoa1.hap1, whole genome shotgun sequence:
- the NKAPD1 gene encoding uncharacterized protein NKAPD1 yields MSRVPVGKVLLRNVIRHTGAHNKIQEETEMWKIREWEKQTEETYWKRQSRMLSNASSSRMRSDGFDEEGHRADWKTKNSQFLDPVEDDLLRARSWNKKLYECEANMPDRWGHSGYKELYPEEFDMDSDQQGGDEQNTINGKKKSHLEKQTAHESHKRKKTKKSHKKKQKKRSHKKRKKKEQGKTSSDSSRESECSEEDTSSTRKGKHKRKKKTRRVPAKEPTSSSGQESDFSHASNSTTSSSEDSASEEKKEKRPPKKRKKRHNSVSERHSEVPEKRSKRKNWKVATDEKSEESSDED; encoded by the exons ATTcaggaagagacagaaatgtGGAAAATAAGGGAGTGGGAGAAGCAGACAGAAGAGACTTACTGGAAAAGGCAAAGCAGAATGCTGTCGAATGCCTCCAG CAGTCGGATGCGCAGTGATGGCTTTGATGAGGAGGGCCACAGGGCTGACTGGAAAACAAAGAACTCTCAATTTcttgatccagttgaagatgatctcCTTAGGGCCCGATCCTGGAATAAAAAGCTGTATGAGTGTGAAGCCAACATGCCAGACAG ATGGGGTCACAGTGGCTATAAAGAGTTGTACCCTGAAGAATTTGATATGGATAG TGACCAGCAAGGAGGAGATGAACAAAACACTATCAATGGGAAGAAGAAATCTCATCTGGAAAAGCAAACTGCTCATGAGTCGCACAAgcggaaaaaaacaaagaagtcgcacaagaagaagcaaaaaaagcGATCACACAAAAAGCGAAAGAAAAAGGAGCAGGGGAAAACATCTTCAGATTCCTCCCGGGAGAGCGAGTGCTCAGAAGAGGATACTTCGAGCACCCGGAAAGGGAAACACAAGCGCAAGAAAAAGACTAGGAGAGTGCCTGCCAAGGAACCTACCTCTTCTTCTGGGCAGGAAAGTGACTTTTCTCATGCAAGCAACTCaaccaccagcagctctgaggacagtgcatctgaggagaaaaaagagaaacggcccccaaaaaagagaaagaaacgtCACAATTCTGTGTCAGAGAGACACAGTGAAGTACCAGAGAAGAGGAGTAAGAGGAAGAACTGGAAAGTGGCCACTGATGAAAAATCGGAGGAGAGCTCAGATGAGGACTGA